From the Kitasatospora atroaurantiaca genome, the window AGCGGCTGGCGATCGAGGACCAGCGGCAGGTCGATTCCTGGGATCGCGATCTCACCGCCCTGCTGGGCGAGTTGGAGCGGTCCCGGCGGGCGGTGCGTGAAGTCCCGCTGCCGGCCTCGATGTCGGCCTCCCAGCTGATGCGCCTGGCCGCCGATCCGGACGGCTTCGCCCGCGAACTGGCCCGCCCGATGCCGCGTGCGCCGCAGCCGGCCGCCCGCCGGGGCACCCGTTTCCACGCCTGGGTGCAGTCCAGGATCGAGCCGCTGATGCTGATCGAGCCCGGCGCGCTGCCGGGTGTGGACGACGACGGGATCGAGGACGAGCGCGATCTGGAGCGGCTCAAGGAGGCCTTCCTGCGCAGCCCGTACGCACACCGGACGCCGTACCGGGTCGAGGCGCCGTTCCAGTTGGTGCTGGCGGGCCGGGTGGTGCGCGGCCGGATCGATGCGGTCTACCGGGAGCGTGACGGTGGCTCAGGGTCACCGTCCTCGTCACACTACGAGGTCGTCGACTGGAAGACCCACCGGGAGGAGACGGCCGATCCGCTGCAGCTCGCCATCTACCGGGTCGCCTGGGCCGAGCAGATGGGTGTGGAGCCGGAGCAGGTCACGGCTTCGTTTCTATACGTCCGCAGTGGGCGTGTCGAAAGACCCTCAGGACTTCCTGACCGAAAAGAGTTGACCAGGCTTCTGATCGGGAATAGTGAAGAATGAGTCACTCAGAGCATCCAAGTCGTCACAGGATCGCGCGAAACCTGAGCACTGCGCACTTTTCGCGCCTATTGTGGGGTCGGTAACCGGTCACCCCCGGACCCCGGCCACCCGCGAGGACCGTAGTTCCTCACCCTCAGTCATCACCGCAGGTGTCCCCTGGCACCGGCCACCTTCTGCTGGAGAGACCGAAGTTGAGCGCGACCGGATGGATCAGAGAGCGGCTGGCGGGGCCGACCCCGGGAGCCGTTCCAGGCACGGTTACGGGCACGTGGCCGAGGACCGCCCTCGCGCTGCCGTTCATCGGCATGCTCCTGGTCGTCTCCCTCGACTACTTCAGCAACACCGAGGTGACGGTCGAACCGGCCCTCACCGCAGTTCCCGCGCTGGCCGCCGTGGTCAGCCGGCGCACCTGGTACCCGCTGTTCATCGGCCTGTTGACCGAGGCCGCCGCCTTCCTGATGGCCGTCTACAACGAGGTGCTCGGCGAGTCCGTGCACAGTGCGACGGTCTTCGCGATCGCCCTGGTCGCCGGGATCGGCTGGGTCAGCGCGACCCTGCGGGTCCGTCAGGAGCAGGCACTGGCCGACGCCCAACTGGTCGCCGAGATCGCCCGCCGGGTGCTGCTGCGCTCCGTCCCCGACCGGGTCGGCAGCGTCCGGGCCGCCGTGCACTACGCGGCCGCGGCCGAGCACGCCAGCATCGGGGGCGACCTCTACGAGGTGGTCAACACCCGGCACGGGGTGCGCGCGGTGGTCGGCGACGTCCGGGGCAAGGGCCTCAACGCCGTGGAGACGGCGGCCGCCGTGCTCGGGGCGTTCCGGGAGGCCGCCCACCAGGAGCCCTCCCTGCAGAAGGTGGCCGGCTGGCTGGCCGTCAGTCTGGACCGCGCCCTGCACGAGAACGACCACCCGGGCGTGGAGGAGGAGTTCGTCACCCTCGTCCTGATCGGCGTCTGCCCCGACGGCACCGCCGAGATCGTCAACTGCGGACACCCCGCCCCGCTTCTGCTCCGTACCGGCGAGCCGGTACGGGCGCTGGAGCTGGACGAGACCGTCCCGCCGCTCGGGGTGCTCGACCCGGCCGACGTCAGCCCGCCCGTCCAGCGGGTGAAGGTCCAACCCGGCGACCGTGTCCTGCTCTTCACCGACGGGGTGATCGAGGCCCGCGACCACCGCGGCGCCTTCTACCCGCTGGCGGAGCGGCTCCCGCACTGCGCCGTCGGCGGCCCGGTCGAGGTGCTGCACCGGCTGCACGACGACGTCGTCCGCCATGTCGGCCGCAAGCTGGGCGACGATGCCGCCATGCTGCTCCTCCAGTACGAGCCCATCGTGCCGCAACTCCCGCACCAGAACGGCCAGCAGGCGCTGACTACAGGCTGACCTCGACCACCAGCGGGCGGTGGTCCGAAACGGCCGCGTGCGGCGCGGCCGCCGGGCCGACGGCCGCGCGTGGCACGCCTATCGCGAGCACGTGGTCGAACTGCACGGCCGGCCGGTGCGAGGGGTAGGTCGGCGTCTTCGCCAGGTCGTACCAGCCCTGCAGTCGCGGGCGCGGCTCGCGCACCCGGCGCCGGCGCGGACCCGGTTGGGCCGCCCGGGCCCGCCGGGCCACCCGCAGGTCCCGCACGCGATCACGCCGGGTCTCGGGATCCAGTGCCGCCGCGCCGCCGAGCACCGTCCGCGGAACCGCGCCGATCAGGTTGAAGTCGCCGAGCACCAGGTACGGCTTCGGCAGGTCCGCGATCCAGCGGCGGATTGCGGCCAGCTGTGCCATGTTCCAGCCCGGCACGAAGGACAGGTGCGTCGCGACCACCGTGAACTGCCCGTGCTCACCCTGCAGTACGGCGGCCACCGCAGCGCGCGGCTCGTCCGGTACGGGGGTCAGCCCGCGCCGCCCGGCCACCCGCAGGGGCAGCCCGAACGGCGCCGGGGCGAACCGGCGGGCCCGCCAGTGGTGCACCGGCAGCCGGGTGAGCAGCGCGGTGCCGTACGAGGGCAGCTCGGTGGCGGTGCCCACCTCGCCGGGCCCGTAGACCTGCAGGCCGGGGACGGAGGGGTCGGGCACCCAGCCGGCCAGCGGTGCCGGGCGGCCGTGCAGGGCTGCGGCGAAGCGCCAGTCGGCGGCGCCCATCGCCTTCGCGGCAACGGCGGTCTGGTCGACGAACCCGGAGCGCTCCTGGTGGCGGTCGACCTCCTGGATCGCCAGTACGTCCGCGTCCAGTTCGGTGATCGCCTCGGCGAGAGGGTCGGCGGCCTCGGGAGGGTAGGGCAGCGGGCTGCCGTCGGCGGCCAGGGGCTGACCGTGCAACAGGTTGAAGGTGGCGATGCGCAGCTGGCTCACACTGCACGACGGTACCCGCTGCGCTTGTGACCCTCGGGCATACCGGGTATACATACTCGGTATGTCCATCCGTCACGGCCTGCTCGCCCTGCTCGACCAGGGCCCGCGCTACGGCTACCAGCTCCGCACCGAGTTCGAGGCCCGTACGGGCGCGACCTGGCCACTCAACGTCGGCCAGGTCTACACCACGCTGGGCCGCCTGGAGAGGGACGGTCTGGTCGCGCCGCACGGTGAGGACGACGAGGGCCACCAGTTCTACGCCGTCACCGAGGCAGGACGCGCGGAACTGCGCAACTGGTTCGACACCCCGGTGCCCCGGACCAACCCGCCGCGCGACGAACTGGCGATCAAGCTGGCGATGGCCGTCACCGTTCCGGGCGTGGACGTCGCCGCAGTCGTCCAGTCGCAGCGCCGGCACAGCATGAAGGCACTCCAGGACTACACCCGGCTCAAGGGCCAGGCACTCGCCGCCGACGCGGGCCGTCAGGCCGACCTGGCCTGGCTGCTGGTGCTGGAGCAGCTGATCTTCCAGACCGAGGCGGAGATCCGCTGGCTGGACCACTGCGAGACCCGTCTCGCGCAGCACCGGCAGCAGCCCGAGCCGCCCACGCCGGGGCAGAACCAGGCGCCCGCCGAGAGCTCGGCCAAGCCGCGCCGCCGCACCCGAATCTGAAGTCCACCGCACGACAGCAGGGGGAAAGTTGACCACCTCTCAAGCGACCGCAGGCACCGACGTGGTGCTGCACCTGGAGCACGTCACCCGGGTCCACGGCCAGGGCGCCGCCGAGGTGCACGCCCTGCGCGGCGTCGACCTCAAGGTGCGCCCGGGCGAACTCGTCGCCGTGATGGGGCCCTCCGGCTCCGGCAAGTCCACCCTGCTCACCCTGGCCGGCGGCCTGGACAGCCCGACCACCGGTCAGGTGCTGGTCGAGGGCGTCGCGCTCGGCGGGCTCTCGCGCAAGAAGCAGGCCCAGGTCCGCCGCCGGGCGATCGGTTACGTCTTCCAGGACTACAACCTGATCCCCGCGCTGACCGCCGCCGAGAACATCGCACTGCCCCGCGAACTGGACGGG encodes:
- a CDS encoding PP2C family protein-serine/threonine phosphatase; the protein is MSATGWIRERLAGPTPGAVPGTVTGTWPRTALALPFIGMLLVVSLDYFSNTEVTVEPALTAVPALAAVVSRRTWYPLFIGLLTEAAAFLMAVYNEVLGESVHSATVFAIALVAGIGWVSATLRVRQEQALADAQLVAEIARRVLLRSVPDRVGSVRAAVHYAAAAEHASIGGDLYEVVNTRHGVRAVVGDVRGKGLNAVETAAAVLGAFREAAHQEPSLQKVAGWLAVSLDRALHENDHPGVEEEFVTLVLIGVCPDGTAEIVNCGHPAPLLLRTGEPVRALELDETVPPLGVLDPADVSPPVQRVKVQPGDRVLLFTDGVIEARDHRGAFYPLAERLPHCAVGGPVEVLHRLHDDVVRHVGRKLGDDAAMLLLQYEPIVPQLPHQNGQQALTTG
- a CDS encoding endonuclease/exonuclease/phosphatase family protein — protein: MSQLRIATFNLLHGQPLAADGSPLPYPPEAADPLAEAITELDADVLAIQEVDRHQERSGFVDQTAVAAKAMGAADWRFAAALHGRPAPLAGWVPDPSVPGLQVYGPGEVGTATELPSYGTALLTRLPVHHWRARRFAPAPFGLPLRVAGRRGLTPVPDEPRAAVAAVLQGEHGQFTVVATHLSFVPGWNMAQLAAIRRWIADLPKPYLVLGDFNLIGAVPRTVLGGAAALDPETRRDRVRDLRVARRARAAQPGPRRRRVREPRPRLQGWYDLAKTPTYPSHRPAVQFDHVLAIGVPRAAVGPAAAPHAAVSDHRPLVVEVSL
- a CDS encoding PadR family transcriptional regulator codes for the protein MSIRHGLLALLDQGPRYGYQLRTEFEARTGATWPLNVGQVYTTLGRLERDGLVAPHGEDDEGHQFYAVTEAGRAELRNWFDTPVPRTNPPRDELAIKLAMAVTVPGVDVAAVVQSQRRHSMKALQDYTRLKGQALAADAGRQADLAWLLVLEQLIFQTEAEIRWLDHCETRLAQHRQQPEPPTPGQNQAPAESSAKPRRRTRI